A genomic region of Cannabis sativa cultivar Pink pepper isolate KNU-18-1 chromosome 1, ASM2916894v1, whole genome shotgun sequence contains the following coding sequences:
- the LOC115707040 gene encoding probable protein arginine N-methyltransferase 3 yields the protein MANDEETLRPKRIEEDDHDDEYEDQEEEEDDDLHGWDDWREDDQDQDETEDSAFLCLFCDSTYTDTQALFHHCISTHHFDFQSIRKTLTLDFYASFKLINYVRSQVSQKRCWSCGLNFQSKEDLWNHLHEAVSLDDIKPLLENDQYLKPFLQDDSLLYSFNEDEEAVDDGDDVVVVDIAEKEELMTNLRRFKDICIDSEIQDTYDQCGKEHVDSISGSHLNVGSSSGKSAVNGSTLREPERHTNDKALRAYFPNRDLKDVKIVNADYFGSYSSFGIHREMLSDKVRTDAYRKAIVDNPSLLNGAVVIDVGCGTGILSLFSAQAKASRVIAVEASEKMAAVATQIAKENGHLRIKKPTDGTSQSTGVVEIVQCMVEELDKKTSIEPHSVDVLLSEWMGYCLLYESMLSSVLYARDKWLKPGGAILPDTATIIVAGFGKGGTSIPFWENVYGFNMSCVGKELVEGAAQMPIVDVIEGDDLVTNAAVLKTFDLVTMKPDEVDFTASVELEPNLCSTETNSLDFASKTTWCYGALLWFETGFTSRFCKEMPANLSTSPYTPKTHWSQTILTFREPIAISSGKSNLDKSAEIGSDGCPAVKISLRISIARASQHRSIDISMETVGVGPDGRKRSWPVQLFNMS from the exons ATGGCGAACGATGAAGAAACACTCCGACCCAAACGGATTGAAGAAGACGACCACGATGATGAATACGAAgaccaagaagaagaagaagatgatgaccTCCATGGCTGGGATGACTGGAGAGAAGACGACCAAGACCAAGACGAAACAGAAGACTCTGCCTTTCTCTGTCTCTTCTGCGATTCCACTTACACTGATACCCAAGCCTTGTTCCATCACTGCATTTCCACTCACCATTTTGATTTTCAGAGCATTAGGAAAACTCTTACTTTGGATTTCTATGCTTCTTTCAAGCTCATTAACTATGTCCGTTCCCAG GTTTCCCAAAAGAGATGTTGGAGTTGTGGACTGaattttcagtctaaggaagaTCTTTGGAATCATTTACATGAAGCAGTCAGTCTTGATGACATTAAACCTCTTTTGGAGAATGATCAATACCTAAAACCTTTTTTGCAAGATGATTCACTCTTGTACAGTTTTAATGAAGATGAGGAAGCTGTAGATGATGGTgatgatgttgttgttgttgatatCGCCGAGAAAGAGGAACTTATGACCAATCTGAGGAGGTTTAAAGATATTTGCATTGATAGTGAGATTCAGGATACATATGACCAATGTGGGAAAGAACATGTTGACTCTATTTCGGGTAGCCATTTGAATGTGGGCAGTTCTTCTGGAAAGAGTGCTGTGAATGGGTCTACTTTAAGGGAACCCGAAAGACATACTAATGATAAAGCTTTAAGAGCTTATTTTCCAAATCGTGATCTGAAGGATGTGAAGATTGTCAATGCGGATTATTTTGGGTCGTATAGCTCATTTGGAATCCACAGAGAGATGCTTAGTGATAAG GTAAGAACGGATGCTTATAGGAAAGCTATCGTGGACAATCCATCTCTCCTGAATGGTGCAGTTGTGATAGATGTTGGTTGCGGAACTGGCATACTTAG TTTATTTTCAGCTCAAGCCAAGGCATCTAGGGTTATCGCAGTTGAAGCAAGTGAGAAGATGGCTGCTGTTGCTACTCAA ATAGCAAAAGAAAATGGTCATTTGCGGATTAAGAAACCAACTGATGGTACTAGCCAATCCACTGGAGTAGTAGAAATTGTTCAATGTATGGTTGAGGAACTTGACAAAAAAACATCAATTGAACCCCATAGTGTTGATGTATTATTAAGTGAATGGATGGGATATTGTCTACTCTATGAGTCCATGCTTAGTTCTGTGCTTTATGCACGGGATAAGTGGTTAAAACCTGGAGGTGCAATACTTCCTGACACAGCAACCATT ATTGTTGCTGGCTTTGGAAAAGGTGGCACTAGTATACCTTTTTGGGAAAATGTATATGGTTTCAACATGTCTTGTGTAGGCAAAGAACTTGTTGAAGGTGCTGCTCAAATGCCGATCGTTGATGTTATTGAAGGAGATGATTTAGTAACAAATGCTGCAGTTCTTAAG ACATTCGACTTGGTGACGATGAAACCAGATGAAGTGGATTTTACAGCCAGTGTTGAGTTAGAACCAAATTTGTGCAGTACAGAAACCAATTCACTTGATTTTGCATCCAAAACAACGTGGTGTTACGGTGCTCTTTTGTGGTTTGAGACTGGTTTTACAAGCAGATTCTGCAAAGAAATGCCAGCCAATCTGTCCACTTCTCCTTACACCCCAAAAACACATTGGTCACAGACAATCCTAACATTCCGCGAACCAATTGCCATTTCATCAGGTAAATCTAACTTGGACAAATCGGCAGAGATTGGTAGTGATGGCTGTCCTGCTGTAAAGATCAGTCTACGTATAAGCATTGCCCGTGCATCACAGCATCGCAGCATCGACATTTCCATGGAAACTGTCGGAGTGGGCCCTGATGGTCGAAAACGTAGCTGGCCGGTGCAACTTTTTAATATGTCATGA